A stretch of Penaeus vannamei isolate JL-2024 chromosome 18, ASM4276789v1, whole genome shotgun sequence DNA encodes these proteins:
- the LOC138864814 gene encoding fap1 adhesin-like — MFEVMLTYGDCDSDKNSPSHSLSQPHYVRLSITLTIAASLCQTLHHRLTISDSPSHSLSQPHYVRLSITDSLFQTLHHTHYRSLTMSDSPSHSLSQPHYVRLSITLTIAASLCQTLHHRLTMSDSPSQTHYVRLSITLTIAASLCQTLHHRLTISDSPSHSLSQPHYVRLSITDSLFQTLYHTHYRSLTMSDSITDSLFQTLHHTLSQPHYVRLSITDSLFQTLHHTHYRSLTTSDSPSQTHYFRLSITLTIAASLCQTLHHRLTISDSPSHSLSQPHYVRLSITDSLFQTLHHTHYRSLTMSDSPSHSLSQPHYFRLSITLTIAASLCQTLHHRLTISDSPSHSLSQPHCVRLSITDSLFQTLHHTHYRSLTMSDSPSQTHYFRLSIRLTIAASLCQTLHHRLTISDSPSHSLSQPHYVRLSITDSLFQTLHHTHYRSLTISDSPSQTHYFRLSITLTIAASLCQTLHHRLTISDSPSHSLSQPHYVRLSITDSLFQTHHHRLTISDSPSQTHYFRLSITLTIAASLCQTLHHRLTISDSPSHSL, encoded by the coding sequence ACTCTCCATCACACTCACTATCGCAGCCTCACTATGTCAGACTCTCCATCACACTCACTATCGCAGCCTCGCTATGCCAGACTCTCCATCACAGACTCACTATTTCAGACTCTCCATCACACTCACTATCGCAGCCTCACTATGTCAGACTCTCCATCACAGACTCACTATTTCAGACTCTCCATCACACTCACTATCGCAGCCTCACTATGTCAGACTCTCCATCACACTCACTATCGCAGCCTCACTATGTCAGACTCTCCATCACACTCACTATAGCAGCCTCACTATGTCAGACTCTCCATCACAGACTCACTATGTCAGACTCTCCATCACAGACTCACTATGTCAGACTCTCCATCACACTCACTATCGCAGCCTCGCTATGTCAGACTCTCCATCACAGACTCACTATTTCAGACTCTCCATCACACTCACTATCGCAGCCTCACTATGTCAGACTCTCCATCACAGACTCACTATTTCAGACTCTCTATCACACTCACTATCGCAGCCTTACTATGTCAGACTCTATCACAGACTCACTATTTCAGACTCTCCATCACACACTATCGCAGCCTCACTATGTCAGACTCTCCATCACAGACTCACTATTTCAGACTCTCCATCACACTCACTATCGCAGCCTCACTACGTCAGACTCTCCATCACAGACTCACTATTTCAGACTCTCCATCACACTCACTATCGCAGCCTCGCTATGCCAGACTCTCCATCACAGACTCACTATTTCAGACTCTCCATCACACTCACTATCGCAGCCTCACTATGTCAGACTCTCCATCACAGACTCACTATTTCAGACTCTCCATCACACTCACTATCGCAGCCTCACTATGTCAGACTCTCCATCACACTCACTATCGCAGCCTCACTATTTCAGACTCTCCATCACACTCACTATCGCAGCCTCACTATGTCAGACTCTCCATCACAGACTCACTATTTCAGACTCTCCATCACACTCACTATCGCAGCCTCACTGTGTCAGACTCTCCATCACAGACTCACTATTTCAGACTCTCCATCACACTCACTATCGCAGCCTCACTATGTCAGACTCTCCATCACAGACTCACTATTTCAGACTCTCCATCAGACTCACTATCGCAGCCTCACTATGTCAGACTCTCCATCACAGACTCACTATTTCAGACTCTCCATCACACTCACTATCGCAGCCTCACTATGTCAGACTCTCCATCACAGACTCACTATTTCAGACTCTCCATCACACTCACTATCGCAGCCTCACTATATCAGACTCTCCATCACAGACTCACTATTTCAGACTCTCCATCACACTCACTATCGCAGCCTCACTATGTCAGACTCTCCATCACAGACTCACTATTTCAGACTCTCCATCACACTCACTATCGCAGCCTCACTATGTCAGACTCTCCATCACAGACTCACTATTTCAGACTCACCATCACAGACTCACTATTTCAGACTCTCCATCACAGACTCACTATTTCAGACTCTCCATCACACTCACTATCGCAGCCTCACTATGTCAGACTCTCCATCACAGACTCACTATTTCAGACTCTCCATCACACTCACTATAG